A stretch of DNA from Spirosoma endbachense:
TCTCGCAAACCGGCCTCAGCCGATACGTCTTCGAAATGGGGTTCTTTGTTGCGTAACCCCTTATTTTTCAGCAGATACCGATTGCCATCCATCGTGGATAGAAACAAGTCTTTCCAGCCATCATTATTGTAATCGCCCGATGTAACGCCTTTGACGTAGCCAATAATGTTACAGTTGGCCAGGTCCGCTACTTCCCGAAATGTACCATCCTGATTGTTCATATATAACTCACAGGGGTGTAGCTTTCCACCAGGTTCCCGAAACGTATTGGCCGTTTCGTTGCCAATAAATACATCTAGCCAGCCATCATTGTTGAAATCAGTCCAGGTAGCCGTCTGGGTTGGGTGAAACGAAAGCAAGCCACTGATGGTCGTTACATCAGTAAACGTGCCATCGCCATTGTTTTTGAGCAGCGAATTGGGTTGGTTACCAAAGAAGCCTTGCCAGGCTCCGCGTAAGACAAAAATATCCGCAAATCCATCGTTATTATAGTCTGTCTGCATAATGTTCAGACCACCTGTTAACTGCTGCAGACCTGACTCTTTAGACCGATCAGTAAAGGTGCCGTCTGCGTTATTTTTGAAATAATGCATCGGTTCATCAAGCCCCCAGGCCGACAGGGCAACATCGAGGTACCCGTCGTGGTCAAAATCTTCGATGATATTACCTCCTGCCATGTTGTTAACATCCAGTTTTAGTCCTTTAGCAACATCCTGGAAGGGATTGATAGCGGTTGTCGTATCGACCATATTTGGAATGAGCCAGGGCTTAGGAACTTGTTGTGGATACTTTCCCAGCGTCATATAAGCCAGATTAAGTAGCCACCGGGCTTCTATATCGTCGGGACTCTGTTTCAGGATTTCTTCATACAAGGCGATCGCCTTCTGTGAACCAGTCTGGTTTGAATGAATCCCTCCCCCCTGAATCGGCAAAATGCAGGATTCTGCCGAGTGTTTTGCTACGCAGTTTGTTTGCTCACCCAGCCGCAGATAAGCCAGTGCCAAATCGCCCATTGCTAGTTGAGTCGCTGTAGGATTACTGTACTTGAGCTTTTGAATCAGTCCATTCAGCAAAACAATGGCCTTTTCTTCTTCGCCCAATTTGAGCAGCGTGTTGGCTTTTACGTACATATCCACCTCAATTTGGCCTGATTGCCCCATCGTAGAATCGATATGAGCCAATTGCGTCTCAGGACTGAAATCGTTTCGATAGTCCCGAAACGTATGATTGATCTTTTTGAGCAGATCAACCATTTGCTCCTGAGAATTGGTTCGTGAATGAAAGGCTGCCAGTATTGCCAGAAACGTAACCAAACTGATTACGATATATATTAGTTTTTTCATTTGGCTATAAGTGATTTTGCATCCTTCAGCACACGGTGAAGGATGGATTTGGAACAAATAAGCGGCTAATTATCAAGGATTTATAAGCGCCTTGGTGA
This window harbors:
- a CDS encoding CRTAC1 family protein, which produces MKKLIYIVISLVTFLAILAAFHSRTNSQEQMVDLLKKINHTFRDYRNDFSPETQLAHIDSTMGQSGQIEVDMYVKANTLLKLGEEEKAIVLLNGLIQKLKYSNPTATQLAMGDLALAYLRLGEQTNCVAKHSAESCILPIQGGGIHSNQTGSQKAIALYEEILKQSPDDIEARWLLNLAYMTLGKYPQQVPKPWLIPNMVDTTTAINPFQDVAKGLKLDVNNMAGGNIIEDFDHDGYLDVALSAWGLDEPMHYFKNNADGTFTDRSKESGLQQLTGGLNIMQTDYNNDGFADIFVLRGAWQGFFGNQPNSLLKNNGDGTFTDVTTISGLLSFHPTQTATWTDFNNDGWLDVFIGNETANTFREPGGKLHPCELYMNNQDGTFREVADLANCNIIGYVKGVTSGDYNNDGWKDLFLSTMDGNRYLLKNKGLRNKEPHFEDVSAEAGLRDDTANTFTTWFWDYDNDGWLDLFVCDYTFQKSLAYYEAAEALKQPIGRNGTIYLYHNNHNGTFTNMSTSANLQKTTFSMGGNFGDINNDGFLDMYLGTGNPNYKSLVPNKLFLNQNGKTFADVTTSARVGHVQKGHGVAFADLDNDGDQDVYIEMGGAYVGDSYANALYLNPGQSSNNWICLNLHGTKTNRLAIGSRVKVTFRENGVRRSVYRDVNSGGSFGASPLRREIGIGTATLIDEVEVRWHGSKTIQVFRNIKPNQFLAITEGSDKIEQVTLKALNFNKETAPVCRTPPPIAITSAARKP